A part of Pristiophorus japonicus isolate sPriJap1 chromosome 15, sPriJap1.hap1, whole genome shotgun sequence genomic DNA contains:
- the ubald1a gene encoding UBA-like domain-containing protein 1: MCGVVGGEKERKSLFLSPVGLTMSVNMDELKHQVMINQFVLTAGCAADQAKQLLQAAHWQFETALSAFFQEANVPYNHHHQMMCTPANTPATPPNFPDALTMFSRLKASESFNSSSPIASMATSPPPVNFNSGWPMSPPNQQGMWTPAAPIPRTGWPAAVSQQTTSEQKVNVAMEAER, encoded by the exons atgtgtggggtggtggggggggaaaaggaaagAAAAAGTCTCTTCCTTTCGCCGGTCGGGCTAACGATGTCGGTTAATATGGACGAGCTTAAACACCAAGTTATGATAAATCAGTTCGTACTGACCGCAGGATGTGCGGCGGATCAGGCCAAGCAGCTCTTGCAAGCGGCGCACTGGCAATTCgag ACGGCCCTGAGCGCCTTTTTCCAAGAAGCCAACGTCCCGTACAATCATCACCATCAGATG ATGTGCACTCCAGCTAACACACCTGCAACACCTCCTAATTTTCCAGATGCACTTACAATGTTCTCAAGGCTGAAAGCTTCAGAAAGCTTCAACAGTAGCAGCCCGATTGCCTCAATGGCAACGTCTCCTCCTCCTGTAAACTTCAACTCAGGCTGGCCCATGTCTCCTCCAAACCAGCAGGGCATGTGGACTCCAGCAGCACCAATTCCACGTACTGGCTGGCCAGCAGCAGTGTCCCAACAAACCACCTCAGAACAGAAGGTTAATGTTGCCATGGAGGCTGAGAGATGA